One genomic window of Manihot esculenta cultivar AM560-2 unplaced genomic scaffold, M.esculenta_v8 Scaffold64, whole genome shotgun sequence includes the following:
- the LOC122722625 gene encoding uncharacterized protein LOC122722625 has protein sequence MSDPSEVIAGGVAPMVEEQGGGKRKGRGKSREPTRAREELGDLETRLAKVELVLIEEEEKFEEVDTRIEELGNGIEEFRKEMQGALDSAVDKLASEMGSLRHAHSEENAAIKEENHFLRAEMDRMMGRMKELEEQLALLRSVVVQGGMAATPSTSGGAPMARVEVPKPQAFRGTRNAKEIDNFLWSLEQYFKALGIVEDARKIDHAPLYLADTAMVWWRRREADIEKGTCTLETWDDFKRELKRQFYPVNAAHEARARLRRLTQRGTIRDYVKEFTEVILEIPGYPDSEALFAFMDGLQHWARLEIERRGAQDLATAISIAESLTEYQKGDKGKGVEQVKAKSSGDVHESKEGSAKPWRSKEGFTKGWRKPEGEREKPLQKCFLCDGPHMVRECPKRKVLSSLVEEKEASKQQGENMCVGALQLAAIDVKPKEVASERKGRLFAPMEVKGQSIHALVDTGASHNFMKLDVAKKLGVPFYGDEGWLKVVNSFPTPTYGVARNVQVKIGEWTGTLDFYIINLDDHSCVLGMDFMDKVKAVLLPYANDMCLADGNTLKAINLARGKNATSTLSSLQVVSPKELPKESLPPKRGQGNDDKKKRVGMTVDAMSPKSSLLRRIKDATMRDGQAKQLVRLARDGVTRKFVVDEGLIKTRRGSIFVPRWGKLREEVMRWCHDFMICGRPSVRKMMAMLGREFYWHHMVTDVKWFVRTCVGNHRVDGDSPREVNSEGRSQSAPQERRPWTSKVRLRGDATRASRE, from the coding sequence ATGTCCGATCCAAGCGAGGTGATTGCTGGGGGAGTTGCTCCTATGGTGGAGGAGCAAGGCGGCGGTAAAAGGAAAGGAAGGGGCAAATCGAGGGAGCCTACACGAGCTAGGGAGGAGCTCGGTGATTTGGAGACCCGTCTTGCGAAGGTGGAGCTAGTCTTGatcgaggaggaggagaagttcGAGGAGGTTGACACCCGCATCGAGGAACTTGGCAATGGGATAGAAGAGTTCCGAAAGGAGATGCAAGGTGCCCTCGACTCcgctgtggacaagctagcaaGTGAGATGGGGTCACTTAGGCATGCCCATTCCGAGGAGAATGCCGCCATTAAAGAGGAGAACCATTTCCTAAGGGCGGAAATGGATAGGATGATGGGGAGGATGAAGGAGCTGGAGGAGCAATTGGCATTGTTGCGCTCCGTGGTGGTCCAAGGTGGTATGGCAGCCACACCATCCACTTCGGGAGGAGCTCCTATGGCACGAGTGGAGGTGCCAAAACCACAAGCGTTCAGGGGAACGCGTAATGCCAAGGAGATTGACAATTTCCTATGGAGCTTGGAGCAGTACTTCAAGGCCCTAGGAATTGTCGAAGATGCGAGGAAGATAGATCATGCCCCACTATACTTGGCTGACACTGCCATGGTTTGGTGGCGAAGGAGGGAAGCTGACATCGAGAAGGGCACTTGCACATTAGAGACGTGGGACGATTTCAAGAGAGAATTGAAGAGGCAATTCTATCCCGTGAATGCTGCTCATGAGGCACGAGCAAGGTTAAGGAGGCTTACTCAACGAGGGACGATTCGAGATTATGTGAAGGAATTCACCGAGGTAATTCTCGAAATCCCTGGCTATCCCGATAGTGAAGCACTCTTTGCTTTTATGGATGGGTTACAACATTGGGCAAGGCTTGAGATTGAAAGGCGTGGAGCCCAAGATCTTGCCACTGCCATCTCTATTGCCGAGTCCTTGACTGAATATCAGAAAGGGGACAAAGGCAAGGGAGTAGAGCAAGTAAAGGCCAAGAGTAGTGGCGATGTCCATGAAAGCAAGGAGGGGAGTGCTAAACCGTGGAGATCCAAGGAAGGATTCACCAAGGGATGGAGGAAGCCCGAAGGTGAAAGGGAGAAGCCTCTACAGAAGTGCTTCTTGTGCGATGGACCGCATATGGTGAGGGAGTGTCCAAAGCGCAAGGTCTTGTCTTCCTTGGTGGAAGAAAAGGAAGCAAGCAAGCAGCAAGGGGAGAATATGTGCGTAGGTGCCTTACAACTAGCTGCCATCGATGTCAAGCCAAAGGAGGTGGCAAGTGAGCGCAAAGGACGCTTGTTTGCGCCAAtggaggtaaaggggcagtcCATTCATGCTTTGGTGGACACCGGGGCTTCACACAACTTTATGAAGCTCGATGTGGCCAAGAAGCTTGGAGTTCCTTTTTATGGTGATGAGGGTTGGTTGAAGGTTGTCAACTCCTTTCCAACCCCGACATATGGAGTTGCAAGGAATGTCCAAGTGAAGATAGGTGAGTGGACTGGAACTTTGGACTTCTACATTATTAATTTGGATGATCACTCTTGTGTGCTAGGAATGGATTTTATGGATAAGGTGAAGGCAGTTCTTCTCCCTTATGCCAATGATATGTGCTTAGCTGATGGAAATACCTTAAAGGCCATAAACTTGGCAAGAGGGAAGAATGCCACTAGCACACTTTCTAGCCTACAAGTAGTAAGTCCAAAGGAGCTGCCCAAGGAGTCATTGCCACCAAAGAGAGGCCAGGGGAATGATGACAAGAAGAAGAGAGTAGGGATGACTGTCGACGCGATGAGTCCAAAGTCTTCCTTGTTGAGGCGCATCAAGGATGCAACGATGCGTGATGGGCAAGCCAAGCAATTGGTGAGGTTGGCTCGCGATGGGGTCACAAGGAAGTTCGTGGTCGATGAGGGGCTCATTAAAACAAGGCGTGGCAGCATCTTTGTGCCTAGATGGGGCAAGTTACGGGAGGAGGTCATGAGGTGGTGTCATGACTTCATGATTTGTGGCCGTCCAAGTGTGAGGAAAATGATGGCAATGCTTGGACGAGAATTCTATTGGCATCACATGGTGACGGATGTCAAATGGTTTGTGAGGACTTGTGTGGGGAATCATAGAGTGGATGGTGATTCTCCAAGGGAGGTAAATTCTGAGGGACGTTCTCAATCTGCACCGCAGGAGAGAAGACCATGGACGTCTAAGGTGCGACTTCGTGGAGACGCGACGAGGGCGTCGCGAGAATAG
- the LOC122722601 gene encoding uncharacterized protein LOC122722601: MVGQPYGVPRGDWWQQLRGRQLAGQRAVGRFVVGQRSVVGQRAWLASGRGWPAGVVGLRVRLAYGYGWPTELVGQRKFQGSLVGLRKFQKAPERASSAQNWPETARTAQNWPELPRSFQNLVGQQIQPSKWVPQATQPPCPEFSTGCEITKKSLKVLERQS, encoded by the exons ATGGTGGGACAGCCCTATGGAGTGCCAAGGGGCGACTGGTGGCAGCAGCTGCGGGGCAGGCAGTTGGCTGGCCAACGGGCAGTTGGCAGATTTGTGGTTGGCCAACGGagcgtggttggccagcgggcgtggttggccagcgggcgtggttggccagcgggcgtggttggcctacgggtacggttggcctacggatacggttggcctacggagcTGGTTGGCCAACGAAAATTCCAGGGGAGTCTG GTTGGCCTACGAAAATTCCAGAAGGCACCAGAACGGGCCAGTAGCGCCCAGAATTGGCCAGAGACAGCCAGAACAGCCCAGAATTGGCCAGAATTGCCCAGAAGCTTCCAGAATCTGGTTGGCCAGCAGATTCAACCCAGCAAGTGGGTCCCACAGGCAACTCAGCCACCATGTCCAGAATTCTCTACAGGGTGTGAAATTACCAAAAAGTCCCTGAAAGTTCTAGAGAGGCAATCTTAG